A window of bacterium genomic DNA:
TCGTGCTGGGCTGGCTGGCGGGCAGCGGCCGCCTCGACTTCGGGCGGCTGGCCCAGATCCCGCCCTACGGCTGGGCGGCGGTGGCGGCGGCGGCGGGAATCGGATTCGTGCTGTGGCGCGGCGTCGGCTCGCGCCGGACGCGGTAGGGGGACCTCAGGGCAGCAGGGTGGCCTTGCGCACGGCGACGCGGTCGGCCCCGTCGAGTCGGTAGTCGAGACGGAAGAGATACAGTCCCGCCGCCTGGCGGCGTCCGGCGTCGTCGGTGCCGTCCCAGGCCAGGTCGAGCGGACCCTGCGGCCGCACACCGGCGGCGAGAGTCCGCACCAGGCGCCCGCGCGCATCGAACACGGCCACCTGCACCGGCCCGGCCTCGGGCAACTCGAAGCGGAGCTGCGTGCGCGGGTTGAAGGGGTTGGGCGCCGGCCGCCGGAACACCACCCCGGACCGCACCCCTCCGGGCACGTCGGTCACACCGGAGAGGATCGTGAAGTCGCCGCTGGCCACGGTGGTGCGGTTGCCGAAGGCGTCGGTGGCCGTCACCACGAGGTGCACGGTGCCGGACGTCGTGTCGGGCGCCGTCCAGCTCCAGGTGCCCGCCTGATCGCCCGGAACGTCGGGCCCCGCCTCCCAGAGCAGATCGCCGAACCACACCTCGGTGCGGTTGTCGCCCGCATCGGTGCCCGGATGGTCGTCGGCCAGGCTGTAGCCGAGGCTGATCTGCTGCCCCGTCTGGAGCACGGTGTGCGCGGCCGGATCCTCGACCGTGACCACGGGCGGCGCCGTGTCGACGACCGCGGGCCCGCTGTCGCCGAACCCGGTGCCCGCCCGCGCGCAGACGCCGGCACCCAAAGCGGCGACGAGCAGTGCGGCGATGACGAGGCGGCGCAGCATCACGGGAAATTCCTCGGGGATACGGAGCGACCGGTACACGCAGACCGCCCCCGGGGGCGGCCCTGTTTTGCACAATGATACCAGAGTTTGATGACCCTGGCAATCGGGGTGCAGCCCTTGCTAGGCTCGGCCGGACGAAAGGAGTCCGCCATGTCCGAGCCCCGCCTCATGGAACGCGTCCGCGACGCCATGCGCCTGAAGCACTACGCCCGCCGCACGGAGCAGGTCTACGTGCGCTGGATCCTGGACTACATCCGCTTCCACGGCACCCGCCACCCCGCGGCCCTCGGCCGCCCCGAGGTCACGGCCTTCCTGACCCACCTGGCCGTCAAACGCAAGGTCGCCCCCTCGACCCAGAACCAGGCCCTCGCCGCCCTGCTCTTCCTCTACCGGGACGTGCTGGGCGTGGAGATGCCCTGGCTGGACGACGTGGTGCGCGCCAAACCCCGCCGCAACCTGCCGGTGGTGCTCTCGCGCAGCGAAGTGCGCGACCTCCTGGACCAGCTCCAGGGCACCCCCCGCCTCATGGCCGCCCTCATGTACGGCGGCGGCCTGCGCCTGCTCGAATGCTGCCGCCTGCGCGTCAAGGACGTCGACTTCGACCGCCGCCAACTGGCCGTCCGCCGCGGCAAGGGCGCCAAGGACCGCGTGACCCTGTTCCCGGACGGCCTGCGCCCCGCCCTCGAGGCCCAACTGGCCAGCGTCCGTCGCCAGCACCAACGCGACAGCGCCAAGGGTGCCGGCTGGGTCCTGCTCGATCCGGGCCTCACCCGCAAGTACCCGAACGCCGGCCACGAACTCGGCTGGCAATGGCTCTTCCCGGCCACCCGCGTGCACACCGAGCCGGAAACCGGCCACGGCTGGCGACACCACCTGCACGAAACGGTGCTGCAACGGGCCGTGAAGGACGCCGCCCGCGCCGCCCGCATCTCCAAGCGCGTGACCACCCACGTGCTGCGCCACTCGTTCGCGACCCACCTGCTGGAGGACGGGTACGACATCCGGACCATCCAGCAGCTGCTCGGCCACAAGGACGTGCGGACGACGATGATCTACACCCACGTGCTGGAGCGGGGACCACTGGGGGTGAAGAGTCCGTTGGATCGGTTGTAGGGGAGGGGAGGCAGGGGCGAGCCGGCACACGGATAGGGTGGGAGGAAACACAATGGCTCCCACCCCAATTCTATTTAGACAACCCATTGCGCAAGCTAATCCAAATTGGGCCAGCACGGGTTGACTGGTGTCTTTCAGTAGCTTAAACTCATCCCAAGATTTCTGGAAGCATTTAGACAAGCGGAATCTCGGATTCACATAGAAAACGCGTAAACCCCAGTTTCCCAACTTATCCGAGAACCGCCGAATAGTAGTTAGATAGGCAGAAGAGTCAAAGGGCAGTCGATGGTCACCTTGCGAGCAACAGGAAAGGTCCTGAAGTACCTTCCGCCGGCGGTTGAGGTTTCTGCCGACTCTGATACGGCGCTGGGTGACTGGTGCGTTAACCGGGTGTTCGTCGGCCGTCAGCCGCTTCTGCTCCTAGTTAGTGAGCTATCTCTGCTTGCTGTTGTTGTACCGGCTCGCGACGCCCGAACTCTTCCACTTCGTCTGCGCGAACTTGTAGGGGCCCGGTTGGAGAGGCTGGGAGTTCGACGGAAGGTTCTCGCAAGTGAACTACTTGCAATGGGTGAGGTAGTCGTCGCAAAGACAAACAGTCGTTCAGTGTTGGGTACAATGAATGACTTCGCATTCCTTATGCCTTCCTATTGGGAGGCTGGGGCGAGCCAGTTGCAGGGTCTGGCAGCAGTTGAAGGGCGGCTAGCCGAAACTCCATGCCTGGTGTCTCGAAAGCTGTCCGAGTCCTTCTATCCAGTGGAGAAGGCCGAGCAGTTACTGACGGCCAAATGGTCGCCATAAGGCTCCTCGGGGTTTGCTTTGTTCATGGCGGTTGCAAGTGATTGGAGGCACAATGCGAGCTAAGTATAGGTGGATACTGCTGACCGTGCTGGTTGGCGTCGTTTGCTGGGGTATCGGTCGATACTCGAATCCTGGTTTCGAGTTGCGCGTAGAGGTTTCCGACACAGGCACTGTGCTTACGTCGCAACGCGGTTGCGGCTGGAAGTCGGCGTCGTACTCCGGTGGAGAGAGTTCATATACGTTCGAGGTCAGCAAGAGCGGGGTTCGGAGCGTAGGGCCTCAGGTAGCTAGTCGCTAGGCTATCTAACAAGCGCTTTCACCCGACAAGGCCACCGGTCACGCCGCTTGCTTTCGCAAGCGTCGCGCCCTGGCCGCTGCGCGGCCTGGCCTTGCAGGTGAAGCACAACGTTGTGCGGACAACTTAGAATTTTAAGAGAGTTATTGCCGAGAGTTCTTGGGGTGGCCCCCAGTGACGCATCGGCCCCTGGCCGAGCCGATTCGGCGGCCGATCTCGACGGTTTTTCGGAGCCTCAAGAACCCAGAAT
This region includes:
- a CDS encoding integron integrase, which gives rise to MSEPRLMERVRDAMRLKHYARRTEQVYVRWILDYIRFHGTRHPAALGRPEVTAFLTHLAVKRKVAPSTQNQALAALLFLYRDVLGVEMPWLDDVVRAKPRRNLPVVLSRSEVRDLLDQLQGTPRLMAALMYGGGLRLLECCRLRVKDVDFDRRQLAVRRGKGAKDRVTLFPDGLRPALEAQLASVRRQHQRDSAKGAGWVLLDPGLTRKYPNAGHELGWQWLFPATRVHTEPETGHGWRHHLHETVLQRAVKDAARAARISKRVTTHVLRHSFATHLLEDGYDIRTIQQLLGHKDVRTTMIYTHVLERGPLGVKSPLDRL